The Rubeoparvulum massiliense genomic interval GAAAAATGGCTTACAATGCTGCTGTTGAAGTAAAAAGCCTAGCAAAACTCGGCGTTAAAGTTATGGGTGTTAATAAGGTATTTAACGGTAACTATGATACTGCAGAAGCCTTAGTTAAGGGTGGTATTGATACGGTTGCCGAATCTCGTGTATACAATCTAAAGAAAATCAAAGATCTACCATGCAAAAAATGCTTGCTTCGTAGTCCTTGTATGAGTGAAATTGATGATGCTGTTCGTTATGCTGATATTTCTTTGAACTCTGAAATTGAAGTGATTCGTGCACTTTCTAAAGAAGCTGTTCGCCAAAATAAAGTACATGAAATCATCTTCATGGTTGATATGGGAGATATTCGTGAAGGTATCTGGTTCCAAAACTACGATGAAATTCGTGATGTACTACGTGAAGTACTAACTCTACCAAACATTAAAATTTATGGGTTAGGCACCAACTTCAATTGCTATGGAACGGCAATGCCAACGGTTGAAAATGGTAACCTCTTCCTTCAGCTTGCAAAACGTTTGGAAGATGAGTTGCATACACACTTTGAATATCTATCTGCAGGAAACTGCACAAGCTACCACTTAATCGATAAGGGAATTTGGCCAGCAGGCTTAAATCATCTACGTATCGGTGGTTTGCATCAATATGGT includes:
- a CDS encoding alanine/ornithine racemase family PLP-dependent enzyme, yielding MGYPRLEINVRKMAYNAAVEVKSLAKLGVKVMGVNKVFNGNYDTAEALVKGGIDTVAESRVYNLKKIKDLPCKKCLLRSPCMSEIDDAVRYADISLNSEIEVIRALSKEAVRQNKVHEIIFMVDMGDIREGIWFQNYDEIRDVLREVLTLPNIKIYGLGTNFNCYGTAMPTVENGNLFLQLAKRLEDELHTHFEYLSAGNCTSYHLIDKGIWPAGLNHLRIGGLHQYGIEYVDGKYLDEYYHSSMDVNRYVSDLYIYKAEIIECNTKPTVPFGKLGVDAFLQSKHFDDRGPRKRALLAFGAQDIPYANIWPIDQKISILGQTSDHTIIDIEDCDKIYRVGDIIPFEIDYTALLAACNSPGIEKVSVRD